From one Paramormyrops kingsleyae isolate MSU_618 chromosome 1, PKINGS_0.4, whole genome shotgun sequence genomic stretch:
- the LOC140583140 gene encoding uncharacterized protein isoform X1 → MKIIVQMAAQRDRCVLAVDAYVVVTWLPPYNQDPFLSFPVDVASKDLIIIPSWQPGHWTLCQTGKPNCHRKLLKNMDVPKQIGSVDCGVFMLMYALCMALGEPFHFTASNMQRIRKWWCLTLMNSGLEKHGLRKTEEASHLEPLSRESRIMRDLCSAVCWIHKNHSLFRGEVTEPAVLQMEAEDQREALREVLEGQSDNRNDPFMFIFNNKEDMETLLSNCVDRMGLKIHAMFT, encoded by the exons ATGAAGATTATTGTCCAGATGGCAGCACAAAGG GACAGATgtgtcttggcagttgatgctTATGTGGTTGTCACCTGGTTACCTCCATACAATCAAGACCCATTTCTGTCTTTCCCA GTGGATGTGGCATCGAAGGACCTTATCATAATTCCATCCTGGCAGCCAGGCCATTGGACACTTTGT CAAACTGGCAAACCAAATTGCCACAGGAAGCTACTGAAAAACATG GATGTTCCAAAACAGATTGGATCTGTGGACTGTGGTGTGTTCATGTTGATG TATGCACTCTGCATGGCCTTGGGGGAACCATTCCACTTTACTGCT TCTAACATGCAAAGGATAAGAAAATGGTGGTGCCTAACTCTGATGAACAGTGGTCTGGAAAA ACATGGACTGAGGAAGACTGAGGAAGCTTCACACTTGGAGCCTCTCTCGAGG GAGTCGCGCATCATGAGGGACCTCTGCAGTGCCGTGTGCTGGATTCATAAGAATCACTCCCTCTTCCGTGGAGAGGTGACCGAACCTGCTGTTCTTCAGATGGAGGCTGAGGATCAGCGGGAAGCACTAAGGGaggtcctggagggtcagagTGACAACAGGAATGACccattcatgtttatttttaataataaggaGGACATGGAAACCTTGCTCTCCAATTGCGTTGATAGGATGGGTCTTAAAATTCATGCCATGTTTACATAA
- the LOC140583140 gene encoding uncharacterized protein isoform X2: MKIIVQMAAQRDRCVLAVDAYVVVTWLPPYNQDPFLSFPVDVASKDLIIIPSWQPGHWTLCDVPKQIGSVDCGVFMLMYALCMALGEPFHFTASNMQRIRKWWCLTLMNSGLEKHGLRKTEEASHLEPLSRESRIMRDLCSAVCWIHKNHSLFRGEVTEPAVLQMEAEDQREALREVLEGQSDNRNDPFMFIFNNKEDMETLLSNCVDRMGLKIHAMFT, translated from the exons ATGAAGATTATTGTCCAGATGGCAGCACAAAGG GACAGATgtgtcttggcagttgatgctTATGTGGTTGTCACCTGGTTACCTCCATACAATCAAGACCCATTTCTGTCTTTCCCA GTGGATGTGGCATCGAAGGACCTTATCATAATTCCATCCTGGCAGCCAGGCCATTGGACACTTTGT GATGTTCCAAAACAGATTGGATCTGTGGACTGTGGTGTGTTCATGTTGATG TATGCACTCTGCATGGCCTTGGGGGAACCATTCCACTTTACTGCT TCTAACATGCAAAGGATAAGAAAATGGTGGTGCCTAACTCTGATGAACAGTGGTCTGGAAAA ACATGGACTGAGGAAGACTGAGGAAGCTTCACACTTGGAGCCTCTCTCGAGG GAGTCGCGCATCATGAGGGACCTCTGCAGTGCCGTGTGCTGGATTCATAAGAATCACTCCCTCTTCCGTGGAGAGGTGACCGAACCTGCTGTTCTTCAGATGGAGGCTGAGGATCAGCGGGAAGCACTAAGGGaggtcctggagggtcagagTGACAACAGGAATGACccattcatgtttatttttaataataaggaGGACATGGAAACCTTGCTCTCCAATTGCGTTGATAGGATGGGTCTTAAAATTCATGCCATGTTTACATAA
- the fbxo18 gene encoding F-box DNA helicase 1, with protein MESAMRGRAKRRHLNASECAELGDSMDGSLPLTQPSSVPRNQAHCSRGLYPQSPTKRGRREAVQQGIRTFFPVKGVVTVSPKKATAVVVKKEEETDWDDCIPDEVLQGLSEDELLQGFPGGAQAGEPEVAAGCGSQGYPAALHSASHVKLEVEDGVEPLPDAHYGLLGSTRDWAEPHGSLGDLPEEVLRMVLVHLSAEDLYCSACLVCRRWRDVVRDPMFVPWKKMYFRFRMKESQAVEEITAILRDNDITPRNDLCVLNMVRCTPHFLRGVRVCPEEVLRCVQQHQLFAQAEACLRHRFPGMEQVDGGPNPWAALALMLILAESVMDMLDLAAQVDRSGCLPFPGGVSEFLWYTATLLLAMRETGIRISNRWHYNIFYVLHLMENSSAPATLGESWTEESGINPPMKSCSRETFRPTNEQQRILSHPIQADHVVKVMAFAGTGKTSTLVQFAWQRPHLRFLYVAFNRSVAAEARRAFPKNVDCKTVHCMAFRAVGTRYQRIRKLSSNLKPFSVAWVLPKGHGGYVNAKVVTRTITAFLSSECRDIDVDHVPTEYKTTKGQKKSPSHQEKLMFASIAQDIWEKMKDLTPMRKPAYHMTHDGYLKLWQLQKPCLDKYDVIFIDEAQDCSPVILDIMMSQRCGKVLVGDPHQQIYTFRGAVNAMQTVPHTHLYYLTQSFRFGPEIAYVGATILEACKNVTKTLVGGKWEGSVRGESDPAEGLQYFSPADPRKGKVAILSRQNGTVFDGAVRLTESEPRPRLHIVGGVENFGLGTIMDLWVLMQPEEDRKRKNLSITDYFIRGFCRANLGGYAGLKHYVLQSEDLNLEVKLIIVEKYNVRIPELVDRIRALSVDDPRHADVILGTVHKSKGLEFDTVVVTDDFVKMPCAQHNMQRLGYHLRDVPDDEWNVLYVAVTRAKRRLVLTKTIENLLTLAGEYFLRSRLTGALLTEGQPPSCSVPECRNHIEVESALTMCKVPIRFMHYTDAGGPLCATCVEQRLGPAAFLVEAPERVRAMPYTRERLELPVNVAMLMALF; from the exons ATGGAATCGGCAATGAGAG ggcgGGCAAAGCGGAGGCACCTGAATGCCAGCGAGTGTGCTGAATTGGGCGACAGCATGGATGGCAGTCTCCCCCTGACCCAGCCCAGCTCTGTACCACGCAACCAAGCACACTGCAGTCGCGGGCTGTACCCGCAATCCCCCACCAAGAGGGGCAGAAGAG AAGCCGTACAGCAGGGCATCAGGACGTTCTTCCCTGTGAAAGGCGTCGTCACAGTCAGCCCCAAAAAGGCCACCGCGGTTGTTGTGAAGAAGGAAGAGGAGACCGACTGGGATGATTGCATCCCGGATGAAGTGCTGCAAGGCCTCTCAGAGGACGAGTTGCTGCAGGGGTTCCCGGGGGGTGCACAGGCCGGGGAGCCCGAGGTGGCAGCTGGCTGCGGCAGCCAAGGCTATCCTGCAGCTCTGCACAGTGCCAGCCATGTGAAGCTGGAAGTGGAGGATGGTGTGGAGCCGTTGCCTGATGCCCACTATGGGCTCCTGGGGAGCACTCGTGATTGGGCAGAACCTCATGGTAGCCTAGGCGACCTGCCAGAGGAAGTCCTAAGGATGGTGCTGGTGCATCTGTCTGCAGAGGACCTGTACTGTTCCGCCTGCCTGGTGTGCCGCCGCTGGAGGGACGTGGTCAGAGACCCGATG TTTGTGCCCTGGAAGAAGATGTACTTCCGCTTCAGAATGAAGGAGAGCCAGGCTGTGGAAGAGATCACTGCCATCCTGAGGGACAATGACATCACTCCCAGGAATGACTTGTGCGTGCTTAACATGGTGAG GTGTACGCCTCACTTCCTGCGTGGTGTCAGGGTCTGCCCAGAGGAGGTACTACGCTGTGTGCAGCAACACCAGCTGTTCGCCCAGGCAGAGGCCTGCTTGAGGCACAGGTTCCCTGGGATGGAGCAAGTGGATGGG GGTCCGAACCCGTGGGCCGCCTTGGCGCTGATGCTCATCCTGGCCGAGAGCGTGATGGATATGCTGGACCTGGCGGCCCAGGTGGACCGGTCCGGGTGCCTGCCGTTCCCCGGGGGTGTCTCAGAGTTCCTCTGGTACACGGCCACCCTGCTGCTGGCCATGAGGGAGACTGGAATCCGTATTAGCAACAG GTGGCACTACAACATTTTCTATGTCCTGCACCTGATGGAGAACAGCTCGGCACCTGCAACCCTGGGTGAATCGTGGACAGAGGAGAGTGG CATAAACCCTCCCATGAAATCCTGCTCTCGTGAGACCTTCCGGCCAACGAACGAACAGCAGCGGATCCTGAGCCACCCAATCCAGGCAGATCACGTCGTGAAGGTCATGGCTTTTGCAG gcACTGGGAAGACGTCCACACTGGTGCAGTTCGCCTGGCAGAGGCCACATCTACGCTTCCTCTATGTGGCGTTCAATCGCTCAGTGGCAGCCGAGGCCCGGCGTGCTTTCCCCAAGAATGTCGACTGCAAGACAGTGCACTGCATGGCCTTCCGTGCCGTTGGCACCAG GTACCAACGGATACGGAAACTCTCCAGCAACCTAAAGCCCTTCTCTGTGGCCTGGGTGCTGCCCAAGGGCCACGGTGGTTATGTAAATGCCAAGGTCGTCACCCGGACCATCACTGCATTCCTGTCCTCGGAGTGCAGGGACATCGATGTTGACCACGTCCCGACAGAGTACAAAACCACCAAAGGGCAGAAAAAATCCCCGAGTCACCAGGAGAAGCTG ATGTTTGCAAGTATCGCTCAGGATATTTGGGAGAAAATGAAGGATCTGACGCCGATGAGGAAGCCAGCGTACCATATGACTCATGATG GGTACCTCAAGCTGTGGCAGCTGCAGAAGCCGTGCTTGGACAAATATGACGTGATCTTCATTGACGAGGCTCAGGACTGCAGTCCAG TCATCCTGGATATCATGATGTCCCAGCGCTGTGGGAAGGTCCTGGTAGGAGACCCTCACCAGCAGATCTATACATTCAGGGGAGCAGTCAACGCCATGCAGACGGTGCCTCATACTCACCTGTACTACCTAACGCAG AGCTTCAGGTTTGGCCCAGAGATTGCCTACGTGGGAGCCACCATTTTAGAGGCCTGTAAAAATGTGACAAAGACGTTGGTTGGCGGGAAATGGGAAG GTAGCGTGAGGGGGGAGAGCGACCCCGCCGAAGGCCTCCAGTACTTCAGTCCAGCGGATCCTCGGAAGGGGAAGGTGGCCATTTTGTCGCGGCAGAACGGCACCGTGTTCGACGGGGCCGTGAGGCTCACTGAATCTGAGCCGCGTCCAAGGCTGCACATTGTTGGG GGTGTTGAAAACTTTGGACTTGGGACCATCATGGATCTCTGGGTGTTGATGCAGCCAGAAGAGGATCGAAAGAGAA AGAACCTGTCAATCACGGACTACTTCATCAGAGGGTTCTGTAGGGCGAACCTTGGCGGCTATGCAGGCTTGAAACACTATGTTCTCCAGTCGGAGGACCTCAATCTGGAGGTCAAGCTGATCATCGTGGAGAAGTATAACGTGCGCATCCCTGAGCTGGTGGATCGGATCCGTGCTTTGTCTGTGGACGACCCACGCCACGCCG ATGTGATCCTGGGGACAGTCCACAAGTCCAAAGGGCTGGAGTTCGACACGGTGGTCGTCACGGACGACTTTGTGAAGATGCCCTGTGCCCAGCACAACATGCAGCGGCTCGGGTACCATctcagag ACGTCCCGGACGATGAGTGGAATGTGCTGTATGTGGCAGTAACGCGAGCTAAGAGGCGTCTGGTCCTGACCAAGACCATCGAGAACCTACTCACATTGGCGGGG GAGTACTTTCTGCGCTCACGGCTGACTGGCGCCCTGCTGACGGAGGGCCAGCCTCCCAGCTGCTCGGTCCCAGAGTGCCGGAACCACATTGAGGTCGAGTCGGCCCTCACCATGTGCAAAGTCCCCATCAGATTC ATGCACTACACAGATGCTGGGGGGCCTCTGTGCGCCACCTGCGTGGAGCAGCGCCTGGGGCCCGCCGCCTTCCTCGTCGAGGCCCCCGAGCGAGTGAGAGCCATGCCATACACACGCGAGCGGCTGGAGCTGCCCGTCAACGTGGCCATGCTCATGGCTCTCTTCTGA
- the ankrd16 gene encoding ankyrin repeat domain-containing protein 16, protein MFSNGMPFSTYPSFTDMADEAVLKRLVGLARDGRLRDIEHALYDNNDLRSWIGVARLPRSGDTLLHYAARHGALDVLAFLVQDVGMDVELCNSDYKRALHEAASMGRGDCVHYLLARGAKVDCLKKSDWTPLMMACTRRDLEVIRQLIEHWADPALKNKDGWNCFHIACREGDPSVVHCLLEASPEVWDTESTTLRSPLHTAAMHGCEEVVSVLLEKCSYRPDSRDSCGITPFTDALRNGHIGIAKLLLDKHQASPSAADCMGAQPLHHASVTAQEGALRFLMQDLGVDVNARATDIGLTALHYAAKEGHSNTVRTLFELGADLQAKDIKGRTALHMACAGQHASTVRTLLELGLQDTPDASGTEARQLARKPDVHCIFTECDVPKAD, encoded by the exons ATGTTCAGCAACGGGATGCCG TTTAGCACATACCCAAGTTTTACTGACATGGCCGACGAGGCCGTGCTGAAGCGCTTGGTGGGGCTGGCGCGGGACGGCCGCCTGCGAGACATAGAACACGCGCTTTATGACAACAACGACCTTCGGAGCTGGATCGGCGTCGCGCGCCTGCCGCGCTCCGGGGACACGCTGCTGCACTACGCTGCCCGGCATGGCGCCCTGGACGTCCTCGCCTTCCTGGTGCAGGACGTGGGCATGGACGTCGAGCTGTGCAACAGCGATTACAAGAGGGCACTGCACGAAGCCGCATCCATGGGCCGAGGAGACTGTGTGCATTACCTTTTGGCCAGGGGAGCCAAAGTAGACTGCTTAAAAAAGTCTGATTG GACCCCTCTTATGATGGCCTGCACCCGGAGAGATCTGGAAGTCATCAGGCAGCTAATCGAGCACTGGGCAGACCCAGCACTCAAGAACAAAGACGGCTGGAATTGCTTCCACATCGCCTGCAGAGAGGGTGATCCGTCTGTGGTACACTGCCTATTAGAGGCCAGCCCAGAAGTCTGGGACACAGAAAGCACCACCCTCCGATCTCCACTGCACACGGCAG CTATGCATGGCTGCGAAGAAGTTGTGAGTGTTCTCCTTGAAAA GTGCAGCTACAGACCTGACAGCAGGGACAGCTGTGGGATCACGCCGTTCACGGATGCTCTGAGGAACGGACACATTGGTATCGCTAAGCTGCTGCTGGATAAGCACCAG GCATCTCCATCAGCGGCAGACTGCATGGGAGCACAGCCCCTGCATCACGCCTCCGTAACAgcccaggagggggcgctgcGTTTCCTGATGCAAGACCTTGGTGTGGACGTAAATGCTCGAGCCACCGACATAGGCCTGACTGCCCTTCATTATGCTGCCAAG gaaGGTCACAGTAATACAGTAAGAACCTTGTTTGAATTAGGGGCTGATCTTCAAGCAAAGGACATAAAAGGACGAACAG CACTTCACATGGCTTGTGCGGGACAGCACGCCTCCACAGTGCGCACCCTGCTGGAGCTGGGGCTCCAGGATACCCCAGACGCCTCAGGGACCGAGGCCAGGCAGCTGGCCAGGAAGCCAGATGTGCACTGCATCTTCACTGAATGTGATGTACCAAAAGCTGATTAA